From Salvelinus sp. IW2-2015 linkage group LG33, ASM291031v2, whole genome shotgun sequence, one genomic window encodes:
- the tbx16 gene encoding T-box transcription factor 16, which translates to MQSIRDMKSNFIAPPSSSIPGGPDAYHQGNIRMTLEDPELWKSFHEIGTEMIITKPGRRMFPHCKINLSGLMACSKYILLVDMVPVDGFRYKWNKEKWEVAGKAEPQPPCRTYLHPDSPAPGSHWMKQTVSFLKLKLTNNTLDQHGHIILHSMHRYHPRFHIVQADDMYSVRWSVFQTFTFPETSFTSVTAYQNTKITKLKIDHNPFAKGFRDEGTNTKRRANRNPACPEKKAKKIDCLSRESDEDSPPDFRRSSFEGYEGEQAELPKTKEEEVVKEERYSPWGPEREHGHHVRTDSPPGPDAREMYNAEQLVPAPASYQPYRFHEYGKSPSPSSSVGSSNGGSGRASFESRVSDVATVPEHEASKPSTHEIGPSPCGPQPSAGHHQDYTGVLNMAQAGKPGVLSHHIYTPYSAEQTLGQWSGPSPVQYPPPHHLPSDYSTPAVHHGYHHGNVAEWSQYPLFSYSCW; encoded by the exons ATGCAGTCCATCAGAG ACATGAAGTCCAACTTTATTGCTCCACCCTCATCCTCTATTCCCGGTGGTCCCGACGCCTATCACCAAGGCAACATCAGAATGACTCTGGAGGACCCAGAACTCTGGAAGTCTTTCCATGAAATTGGAACAGAGATGATTATCACTAAACCGGGCAG GAGAATGTTTCCACACTGTAAAATCAACCTTTCTGGGCTGATGGCTTGTTCCAAGTACATCTTGCTGGTTGACATGGTTCCTGTGGATGGTTTCAGGTATAAG TGGAATAAAGAGAAATGGGAAGTGGCTGGGAAAGCGGAGCCACAACCCCCTTGCCGGACGTACCTGCATCCAGACTCTCCAGCCCCTGGGAGCCACTGGATGAAACAGACCGTGTCCTTCCTCAAGCTCAAGCTTACCAACAACACCCTAGACCAACATGGCCAT ATCATTTTGCACTCCATGCATCGCTACCACCCGCGCTTCCACATTGTCCAGGCAGACGACATGTACAGTGTACGCTGGAGTGTATTCCAGACCTTTACCTTCCCTGAGACCTCCTTCACCTCCGTCACTGCTTACCAGAACACTAAG ATAACCAAGCTGAAAATCGACCACAACCCATTTGCGAAAGGCTTTAGAGACGAAGGAACTAATACAAAAAG GCGCgctaacagaaacccagcctgccCAGAGAAGAAAGCAAAGAAAATTGATTGTCTAAGCAGAGAGTCAGATGAGGACAGTCCTCCTG ACTTCCGCAGGTCATCATTTGAGGGATACGAAGGAGAGCAGGCAGAACTCCCCAAAACCAAAGAGGAGGAAGTGGTGAAAGAGGAACGCTACTCCCCCTGGGGGCCTGAGAGGGAGCATGGCCACCACGTCCGGACAGATTCACCCCCTGGACCTGACGCCAGAGAAATGTACAATGCAGAGCAGCTAGTACCAGCCCCAGCTTCATACCAGCCTTACAG GTTCCATGAATACGGGaagtctccatctccctcctccagcGTAGGCAGCAGCAACGGGGGTTCTGGACGGGCCAGCTTTGAGTCCAGAGTCTCTGATGTAGCCACAGTCCCAGAGCATGAGGCCTCCAAGCCGTCTACCCATGAGATCGGACCATCTCCCTGTGGCCCCCAGCCCTCTGCAGGACATCACCAGGACTACACAGGGGTTCTCAACATGGCCCAGGCAGGCAAGCCAGGGGTCCTCAGCCACCACATTTACACTCCTTACAGCGCCGAGCAGACCCTGGGCCAGTGGAGCGGCCCCAGCCCTGTCCAGTACCCCCCCCCTCACCACCTGCCCTCTGACTACAGTACCCCGGCTGTGCACCACGGATATCACCATGGCAATGTGGCTGAGTGGAGCCAGTACCCACTCTTCTCCTACTCGTGCTGGTGA